The following coding sequences are from one Leptospira mayottensis 200901116 window:
- a CDS encoding DUF1566 domain-containing protein, whose product MRRYIISFFILSLFFCAKLPNKPDPPYVILQYLQKLNSNTEQEQTNNSANTSQCQNGPTNFTPGAVFDTGQTICWDNVGTVVACPGTGSDGEFSNTPNARTFSAPTPHCEFTSDYTTLDTLHGLTWKTCAQGQTGSNCSGGATMINWTDANAGLAGSCTTLNGLNNGQGYARKTNWRIPTVKELASLIHYSNNPHINNTSFPNTFSGTKYMTNTADTTTPGSNWAINFSAALLGISNEPQGNTINLRCVSGNPIPAFSFVDNGNGTVTDQNTGLLWSQCSEGQGGVGCPGASLDLDWNAALNACNVLNLAGRTNWRLPNANELLSIVDFNNNNPATNAVSFPNTPNSSYWTSTTYENNTFFAVVISFVTGSLRMDLNDKLQALKVRCVTTF is encoded by the coding sequence ATGCGTAGATATATCATATCTTTTTTTATTCTTTCTCTCTTTTTTTGTGCAAAACTTCCAAACAAACCGGACCCTCCTTATGTTATACTCCAATATTTGCAAAAATTAAATTCTAATACTGAACAAGAACAAACAAACAATTCGGCGAATACTTCTCAATGTCAGAACGGACCTACAAATTTTACTCCAGGTGCCGTTTTTGATACGGGGCAGACAATTTGCTGGGATAATGTGGGAACTGTCGTTGCATGTCCGGGAACCGGTAGTGATGGAGAATTTAGCAATACTCCAAACGCACGCACTTTTTCCGCTCCAACCCCACACTGTGAATTTACTTCGGATTATACTACATTAGATACTCTACACGGGCTTACTTGGAAAACTTGTGCTCAGGGTCAAACCGGCTCGAATTGCTCCGGGGGAGCAACCATGATTAATTGGACCGACGCAAACGCCGGATTAGCAGGAAGTTGTACAACCTTAAACGGACTCAACAACGGTCAAGGATATGCGAGAAAAACGAATTGGAGAATCCCTACAGTCAAAGAATTAGCCTCTCTGATTCATTATTCGAACAATCCGCATATAAACAACACCTCGTTTCCAAATACATTTTCAGGAACCAAATATATGACAAATACGGCCGACACTACAACACCCGGTTCCAATTGGGCGATCAACTTTTCGGCCGCGCTTTTGGGGATTTCAAATGAGCCACAAGGAAATACCATCAATCTTCGCTGCGTTTCTGGAAATCCGATTCCAGCGTTCTCCTTTGTTGATAATGGAAACGGGACTGTCACCGACCAAAATACGGGACTTCTTTGGTCTCAATGTTCGGAAGGACAGGGCGGCGTAGGATGTCCGGGTGCATCTTTGGATTTGGATTGGAATGCGGCTCTAAATGCGTGCAATGTTTTAAATTTAGCAGGAAGGACAAACTGGAGATTACCGAACGCCAACGAACTTTTGAGCATCGTCGATTTCAATAATAACAACCCTGCTACCAACGCTGTTTCCTTCCCAAATACTCCAAACTCTAGCTATTGGACATCGACAACCTATGAAAACAATACTTTTTTCGCAGTCGTTATCTCTTTCGTGACCGGTTCCTTACGTATGGATCTAAATGACAAACTCCAGGCACTCAAAGTTCGTTGTGTTACAACATTTTGA
- a CDS encoding TIGR01777 family oxidoreductase, whose product MNIGIAGGTGLIGRTLALRLLKAGHFVRIFSRSSDIPVFFRDRKNLEIVGGDYPKPEHLEGLDGIVNLAGAPIVGVRWTEKVKEEIRSSRVNYTENLVSSISRIAGTPPKVFIQGSAIGYYGFFESGTVNFSEDSAPGTDYLASLCVDWETASEPLSKLGIRLVRIRIGVVLSLYGGALKSMLFPFRLGLGGPIGSGRQVFSWIHIEDMVGAIVYLLENSNLSGAFNLVAPNPISNEIFSKTLAHTLKRPAFFRVPATILKVLYQDGADAILKGQKVIPERLQKSGFSFLYPRLDTALQNLLISSS is encoded by the coding sequence ATGAATATAGGAATTGCGGGTGGGACCGGGTTGATAGGAAGAACTCTTGCGCTTCGATTGCTTAAGGCGGGGCATTTTGTAAGAATTTTTAGCCGGTCTTCTGATATTCCTGTATTTTTCCGAGATAGGAAAAATTTGGAAATTGTGGGGGGAGATTATCCAAAACCGGAGCATCTGGAAGGGTTAGATGGCATTGTAAATCTTGCCGGAGCTCCTATTGTAGGAGTTAGGTGGACTGAGAAAGTGAAAGAGGAAATTCGTTCTTCCAGAGTGAATTATACTGAAAATTTGGTTTCTTCTATTTCTAGAATTGCGGGAACTCCGCCAAAAGTTTTCATCCAAGGATCTGCTATCGGATATTACGGTTTTTTTGAAAGTGGTACGGTGAATTTCTCAGAAGATTCCGCTCCTGGTACGGATTACCTCGCATCGTTATGCGTTGATTGGGAAACTGCTTCCGAGCCACTTTCAAAACTTGGGATAAGGTTAGTCCGAATTAGAATCGGCGTTGTTTTAAGTCTTTACGGAGGAGCTCTCAAAAGTATGCTTTTTCCTTTTCGATTGGGTTTGGGAGGACCGATAGGTTCCGGAAGGCAAGTCTTTAGTTGGATCCATATCGAAGATATGGTAGGTGCAATTGTTTATTTATTAGAAAATTCTAATCTTTCAGGAGCATTCAATTTAGTAGCTCCAAATCCGATAAGTAACGAGATCTTTTCGAAAACACTTGCACATACACTGAAACGTCCCGCATTTTTTAGAGTTCCGGCGACAATTTTAAAAGTCCTTTATCAAGACGGCGCGGACGCAATCTTAAAAGGCCAGAAAGTGATACCGGAAAGATTACAAAAATCCGGATTTTCTTTTTTATACCCAAGGCTTGACACTGCATTGCAGAACCTCTTGATCTCAAGTTCGTAA
- a CDS encoding tetratricopeptide repeat protein, translating to MSDKSKKSKRRILQEIDKGNFLFALTLIDREISSGIEDPELYYNFAICCTRTNNHKKCISILEELLEKFPRFGERENSILMIVYALIQNKEYTKALEKCEERLKIQVDDLKILSMKAFALEKSGRIEDAIDIHKRILKLHPDYKNSLNSLGYLLLNQRDPSPEEWKLAADCLKSVLKGEPENPAYLDSFGVLLYKSGKKEEAILAFKKALLKAPTHPEILRHIEKVEDST from the coding sequence ATGTCGGATAAAAGCAAAAAATCTAAAAGGAGGATTCTTCAGGAAATTGATAAGGGGAATTTTCTTTTTGCTCTTACACTGATTGATCGTGAAATTTCCTCCGGTATTGAAGATCCGGAATTATATTATAATTTTGCTATATGTTGTACTAGGACCAATAATCATAAGAAATGTATTTCCATTTTGGAGGAACTTCTTGAAAAATTTCCCAGATTCGGTGAGCGGGAAAATTCAATTCTTATGATTGTGTATGCTTTGATTCAAAATAAAGAATATACTAAAGCATTGGAAAAATGTGAGGAACGCCTCAAGATTCAAGTGGACGATTTGAAAATTCTTTCCATGAAGGCTTTTGCTCTGGAAAAGTCCGGTCGTATAGAAGACGCAATCGATATTCATAAAAGGATTCTTAAATTACATCCCGATTATAAGAACAGTTTAAATTCTCTCGGTTATCTGCTTTTGAATCAAAGAGATCCGAGTCCAGAAGAATGGAAATTGGCCGCTGATTGTTTAAAATCAGTTCTTAAAGGAGAACCTGAAAATCCCGCATATTTGGATTCATTCGGCGTGCTTCTCTACAAAAGTGGTAAAAAAGAAGAAGCGATTTTGGCTTTTAAAAAAGCCCTTTTGAAAGCTCCTACACATCCTGAGATCTTACGGCATATTGAAAAAGTGGAAGACTCTACTTGA
- the surE gene encoding 5'/3'-nucleotidase SurE, whose product MNILITNDDGIASSGIKALEAILQKEHDTFLIAPLRERSATSMALSIYDSMRVERINDNHYIVDGYPADCVNIGLHGDIFPKIDFVLSGINRGVNMGHDIHYSGTVGAARHGAVHSRLSLAVSSGNVTKDYDYIREAEFVRDFINEYSSLLKVGIVYNMNIPFDFVSSMENLRITRLGKRTYEDTYSKKNIIGGIADFYLGGSELGHATEEGTDFTAFFSGKISLTPLSLDQTDLSLVHELSNTLSKSLS is encoded by the coding sequence ATGAATATTTTAATTACAAACGACGATGGAATTGCTTCTTCAGGGATCAAAGCTTTGGAGGCTATCCTTCAGAAGGAACACGATACGTTCCTAATCGCTCCTTTGAGAGAAAGATCTGCAACTTCTATGGCATTGTCGATTTACGATTCGATGAGAGTGGAACGAATCAATGACAATCATTATATCGTGGACGGATATCCTGCGGATTGTGTGAACATAGGTTTACACGGAGATATTTTTCCGAAGATAGATTTTGTATTATCCGGAATCAATCGAGGTGTGAATATGGGCCACGATATTCATTACTCGGGAACGGTCGGAGCGGCGAGACATGGAGCGGTTCACAGCCGACTTTCTTTGGCTGTGAGTTCCGGAAATGTTACTAAAGATTACGATTATATTCGAGAAGCTGAATTCGTTCGAGATTTTATCAATGAGTATTCCTCTCTTTTAAAGGTAGGAATCGTCTACAACATGAATATTCCGTTCGACTTCGTCTCTTCGATGGAAAATCTTAGGATTACCAGACTTGGAAAGCGTACATACGAGGACACTTATTCTAAGAAGAATATCATCGGAGGTATTGCCGATTTTTATCTCGGTGGTTCCGAATTGGGACATGCCACGGAAGAAGGGACTGACTTTACCGCTTTTTTCTCCGGAAAAATTTCCTTAACTCCTTTGTCTCTCGATCAAACGGATCTTTCGCTTGTACACGAACTTTCGAATACTTTAAGCAAGAGTTTGTCTTAG